ATGGTCAACAATCGCCACGCCTACGTGAACGCCTATCCTTCCGTCGATGCCATCGACGAGTTCAAGGTCCTCACCGGCAATTACTCTGCCGAATACGGCGGAGGGTCCGGCTCCATCGTCAACGTCCAGCTCAAAACCGGCACTAACCAGTTCCATGGCACGGTCTTCGAGTTCATCCGCAACCAGGCCGTCGATGCGCGCAACCTCTTCCGAGTCGCCCCACTCGCCAAAAACGTCCTCAAGCAGAACCAGTTCGGCGGAACCGTTGGCGGCCCCATCTTCAAGGACCGCACCTTCTTCTTCGCCAGCTATGAGGGCCTTCGCTCCATCTCCGAGACCCCCTCCACGGCGAACGTCCTCACCGCCGCCCAGCGCAACGGTGACTTTTCCGCCCTCACCACACCGCTCCGCAACCCCTTCACCGGCGGCACCTACGCCAACAACCAGATCCCCGTGAACGCTGTCGCCCAGAACATCGTCAACACCTACATGCCTCTGCCCAACACCACCGGAAGCACGAACTACTCCGGAGCCAGCTCAGGCAATCTCAGCGTCGACCAGGGTATCCTCCGCCTCGACCACAAGTTCAACGACGCCAACCAGGTCTTCCTCCACTACATCTACGCCGACCGCAACTTCCCCGTAACCAACATCAACCCGAACTTTCACTTCACCGGCACCTATCCCATCCACAACGTTGCCTTCCAGTACGTCCACGTCTTCTCGCCTCACATCGTGAACGAACTCCGCCTCGGCACCGACCTTGAGCACGTCAAGCAGCTCAGCGTCCGCGCCAACACGAACTTCACCGCCGCCTCCATCGGCATCAACGGCTTCCTCGTCGGCGGCCCCAACGGACGCGTTCTCACCCCCGCCGAAGAAGGCTTCCCTACCCTTTCCATCTCCGGCTACATCAATGTCGGCGACGGCACCGCCGCCTCCAACCTCGACGACAGCCGCACCTACCAGCTCGCCGATAACCTCACCTGGACTCGCGGCAAGCACACGATTGTCTTCGGTGCCGACATCCGCCACGTTCAGGACAACGCCACCACCAACAACACGCCCTACGGCTCCGAGTCCTTCACCGGCTCTATCACCGGCAACGCCGCCGCCGACTTCATCCTCGGCTACCCCGCCACCTCCATCACCCCCGAAGGCGTGCCGATCTCGAAACTCCGCCAGTGGCGCACCGGGGCCTACGTGCAGGATGACTGGAAGCTCACACCCAAGCTCACCCTCAACATCGGCCTTCGCCACGACCTCTGGGTCCCACCCGTCGACGTCAACAACGTCTCCCGCACCCTCGATTTCAGCGGCCCCACGCCTGTCTTCACCCCTGCCCCCGGAGCCCGCCTCAACAACATCTGGTCCGTCTCCGACAAAGATTTCGAGCCTCGCGTCGGCTTCGCCTACAGCATCGATCCCACCACCGTCATCCGCGGAGCCTACGGCATCTCCTTCTTCGGAGGCCAGTTCGACAACATCAATATCCTCCAGCTCAACCCGCCCACCGCCGGCTCCCTCACCATCTCGAACACGACCACCAACCCCATCGCAACCATCTCGACCCCCGTCCCGGCAGCCCTCTATCCCGCAAACCCCTTCTACAACGCCACCACCCTCAACGCCAGCCGCACCCACCCCGACCTCTATCTCCAGACCACCAACCTCGCTGTCTCGAAGCAGTTCTACTCGAACGTCCTCGACATCACCTACGTCCACGTCAAGGGAACCCACGAAGACTCCTCACTCACCTACTTCAACTCCCCCCAGCCCGGGCCCGGAGCCATTCAGGCTCGCCGCCCCTATCCCACCTTCGCCCGTATCCGCATGCTCGACTTCAGCGGAGCCTCCGGCTACAACGCACTGCAGGTTCACTTCGAACACCGCATGACCCATAGCTTGAGCTTCACCGGCGTCTACTCCTGGTCGCACACCATCGACAACCAGGGAGCCGATGTCAACGGAGGCGGCTGCGAGTGCCAGAATCCCCGCGTCATCCACGAGTGGGCCAACGGCCTCACCGATCAGCGCCACACCCTCACCGTAGGCTACGTCTGGAAGCTGCCGAAGCTCTCCGACAACCAGAACGCCATCGCCCGCGCCTTCCTCAACGGATGGGGTCTCAACGGCATCGCTCAGGTCGCCAGCGGAACGCCTCTCTTCATCACCCAGTCCACCGATGCGCAGAACACCGACAACGGATGGGAGCGTCCCAACCTCGTCATCGGCGTAAACCCAAGGCTAAACAACCGCTCCGTCAACGGCTGGTTCAATACCGCCGCGTTCACCACCAGCACCTATCTCACCGGCTACGGCACCACGCCCCGCAACCCTTTCGTCGGGCCCGCAACACGTAACACCAACCTGGCCCTCGCAAGAAACTTTACGATGCCCTACAACGAAGGCCATCACCTCGAACTCCGTCTCGAAGCATTCAACGCCCTCAACACCCCGCAGTTCTCTAACCCAGGTACCAGCCAGGGCTCGAGCACCTTCGGCAAGATCACCTCCACCAAGATCGACAACCGCGAACTGCAGCTTGGCGTGAAGTATCTCTTCTAAACCAGCCGCTCCCGAACAAACCAAGGCTGCGGAAGCCCACACTTCCGCAGCCTTTTCCTTTGCAAAGCAGCATAGTTATTGGCGCTAGTTGAAGATCACCGTCTTATTCGCATACGAGAGAATCCTTCTCTCAAGGTGCCATCGCACTGCCCTCGACAGCACAAGCCTCTCGAGGTCCCGTCCCTTCTGAATCAGGTCTCCAAGCTGATCGTCATGCGAGATCCGCATCACATCCTGCTCGATGATTGGACCCTCATCCAGAACCTCCGTCACATAATGGCTGCTCGAGCCGATCAGCTTCACCCCACGCGCAAAGGCTGCATGGTACGGCTTCGCGCCTGTAAACGCCGGCAGGAACGAATGGTGAACGTTGATGATTCGCCTCGGATACGCCGCGCAGAATCCCGGCGAAAGAACCTGCATATACCGCGCAAGCACCACAAGCTCGACGCCGTTCTCCCGCAGAAGCGTGGTCTGCCTCTCCTCCGCCTGAAGCTTCGTCTCTTTCGTGACAGGAACGTGGTGAAAAGGAATCTTGTAGAAATCCGCCAGTGGCCGAGCATCCTCGTGGTTGCTGATCAGCAGCGATATCTCGCACTGCAGCTCTCCCGCATGATGACGAAAGAGAAGATCGTTCAGGCAGTGCAGATACTGCGAGACGAAGATCGCCACCTTCGGAAGCTGCTCCTGATTCGACAGCTCCCACTCCATCCCGTATCTCTGAGCCAAAGCGCCAAACTGCTCTCGAAGACTCGCACGCTCCGATGCATCATCCAGGGCAAACTCAACCCGCATGAAAAAGAGATTGAGGTCGTTGTCCTGGTGCTGCGCCGCATGCAGGATATTCCCACCACGCTCGAAGAGGAACTGCGCGATGGCGGCAACGAGTCCCTTACGATCAGGACAATGGAGAAGAAGGATCCACGGCTTTGTCATCGGGTTCCAGCATAAACTCCGGGCACAGCCTCATTGTGCGCCACACAGTCGAAGCAGCTGCCGCCACCGCTGATGCCTTCGCCATGGCTGCTGCCGTTGCCGTTGCTTCTTTGGTTGTCATTCCCGAAGGGAATCTGCGTCTTCTTTTGCCGTTGCTATTCTCGAAGCAGCTACTCCTAGAACCGGATAGTCCGCCCGCGCAGCTTCCCAATATCCCGCCGATCCTTCTTCGAAGGCCGCCCCTCCGTTATCCCGCCCGCCTCAAGCATCATCTTCCGTTCAAGCGCCGCCTTGGCACGCGCCTCCCGGCTCTCCTCCGTCTCCCGATAGAACGTCTGCGCCACCGCCGCAGGCCCCCTCAACTCGCCGGCGATCAGCACCTCCACCTGAAACTCCCCACCCTCATTTCGGATCAAGAGCATATCCCCAACCCGCACATCCCGCGAGGCCTTCGCCCGGGTGCAATTGCTCTCCACCCGGCCCAGTTCACAGGCATCCGAAGCCAGCGCCCGCGTCTTGAAGAACCGCGCCGCCCAAAGCCACTTATCGATCCGCACCGATCCCATGCCCTATTCTCTCTCCCAGCCCGCGACCGGCGTAAAGTGGTCATCAAGGCCAAAGAAAGGGTATTCCTCTTGCCATCCACAAGCACAGCATTCGTAGTAATCGCCGAGTTGCAGGTTCCGATCGAACATCGCGAAGAATTCCTGAAAATATGCCAGTTCGACAGCGAGCATTCCGTAGCCGACGAACCCGGATGCCGCCAGTTCGACGTCCTCATCCAGCCGGAATCACCGGAGACGATCGTCCTCTACGAGGTCTATGACGATCGCGCCGCCTTCGACACGCACCTGACCATGCCTCACTTCGCCCCCTTCGCGGAGGGCCTCGAACGCCTTAATATTCCAAAACCCAACGTACGCTTCTTCACCCGCAACAACCCATAAGTCAGCGCCCTACCGCTTCCGAAACGCGTTCGCCCGCGCAAACTCATCTCTTAACTCCGGCGTCCGCAGGTTCTCCCGAAGATGCGCGAGTCTCTGCTCCAGTGCGAGCAATGTAGCCGCGACCGCGTCCGTATTCGTCATCGCCACATCTCGCCACATCGAGTAGGGACTAGCCCCAAGCCGCGTCATCTCCCGAAGCGCTCGCCCTCCGATCGCAAGAAACTCTCCAGCAACCTCCGGGGCCTCGCGGAACTCATCCTCCAGTAGCGCCGCCATCGCGGTCGAAACATACTGCGGCAGGTGGCTGACCCAAGCGCAAACAACATCGTGCCGCCCCGCCTCCATCTCCACCACCCGGCACCCAAACCGCCGCACCCAATCCTGCCACTCCACCTCGAGCTCTGAAGCCGCCCCCGGTAAGGCCGTAAACAGCCACGTCGCCCCATTAAGCAGCCGCGCCTCCGCCAGCGCCGCTCCACCCGACTCCTTCCCCGCCATCGGATGCCCTGGCAAAAACCGCGCCTGTCCGTCGCCGTTATAGAGCCGCCCAGCAAGCTCAGCAATCGAGCCCTTGGTACTCCCCACATCCGTCACAAGCTGGCCCGGCCCAAGCAACGGAGCCAGTCTCTGCATCCAGTCCAGGATCCCCAGCACCGGCACCGCAAGCATGATCACATCCGCTGCCGTCACCGCCTCGAGAACCCGCTCCTCCCCCTCCAGCGCCTCACCAATCGCCCCCATCGCAAGCGCCTGCCGAAGCTCCTCTTCGCTCAGATCCACCCCGGAGATCAACCCGGAAAATCCCGCCGCACGCAAAGCGAGGCCGATCGATGATCCGATCAGCCCCGTTCCGACGATGACAACCCGCTCAATCAACAGATACCCTCGCAGCTCTAAGCCACCGTACGCCCAACCACCGGCGCCAGCATCCTCATCTGCTCCATCAGCTTCTCAAGCTGCTCCGGAAACAGGCTCTGCGCTCCATCCGACATCGCCTTATCCGGATTCGGGTGCATCTCCATCAGCAGCCCATCCGCGCCAGCAGCAATCGAAGCCAGCGCCATCGGCGGAACCAGGTCCCTCTTCCCAACCCCATGCGACGGATCGCCGAACACCGGAAGATGCGTCAGCTTCTTCAGCACCGGGATCGCCGAGATATCCATCGTGTTGCGCGTGTACGTCTCGAACGTCCGAATCCCGCGCTCGCACAGCATCAGGTCGTAGTTGCCGCCCGAAAGAATGTACTCCGCCGACAGCAGAACCTCTTCAATCGTCGCCGCGATCCCACGCTTCAGCAGGACAGGCTTCCGCACATACCCAAGCTCCCGCAGCAGGTTGAAGTTCTGCATATTGCGCGCACCAACTTGGAAGCAGTCGATGTAAGGAAGCATCAACTCGATCTGCGAGATCTCCATCACCTCGGTGATCACCAGCAGGCCGGTCTCGTTCGACACATCCCGCAGCAGCTTCAACCCCTCAAGCCCCATTCCCTGGAACGAGTACGGCGAGCTGCGCGGCTTGAACGCCCCACCCCGGAGGAACTGCGCCCCCGCCTTCGCCACCTGCTGCGCGCTCAGCAGGATCTGCTCCTTCGACTCCACCGAGCAAGGCCCCGCCATGATCGTCACATTCTCGCCGCCAACGACAACGCCATTGGGAAAAGTAATCTTCGTCCCCTCCGGCCGAAAGCTCCGCCCCGCCAGCTTGTACGGCGAAGAGATCCGGTAGGCGTCGAATACCCCGCTCAGCACCTTGAACTCCGCCACATCGAAGTGCCCCGGCGTCCCCACACCCGCCAGAATCGTCTGGTTCGCCCCGGTCGTCCGGTGGACATCGAACCCGAGTTCGACCATCCGCTCAATCACCGCGTGAATATGCTCTTCCGTTGCCTGGTCCTGCATCGCTACGATCATCGTCGTCTATCGCCTTTTCTCTCTCTGACTCAAATCTGAAACCTGCCCACACTCAGGGCCTTTGCTGCAACGTCCGCATCACATCGATAATCCGTTCAAACACATGCTGAATCTCCGCATCGCCAAGCGGTCCAGGATTCATCGCCCGCACATGGTCGAAAACCTCCTGCTCCCGCTTC
This genomic window from Granulicella sibirica contains:
- a CDS encoding RNA-binding S4 domain-containing protein, with the translated sequence MGSVRIDKWLWAARFFKTRALASDACELGRVESNCTRAKASRDVRVGDMLLIRNEGGEFQVEVLIAGELRGPAAVAQTFYRETEESREARAKAALERKMMLEAGGITEGRPSKKDRRDIGKLRGRTIRF
- the aroF gene encoding 3-deoxy-7-phosphoheptulonate synthase, whose amino-acid sequence is MIVAMQDQATEEHIHAVIERMVELGFDVHRTTGANQTILAGVGTPGHFDVAEFKVLSGVFDAYRISSPYKLAGRSFRPEGTKITFPNGVVVGGENVTIMAGPCSVESKEQILLSAQQVAKAGAQFLRGGAFKPRSSPYSFQGMGLEGLKLLRDVSNETGLLVITEVMEISQIELMLPYIDCFQVGARNMQNFNLLRELGYVRKPVLLKRGIAATIEEVLLSAEYILSGGNYDLMLCERGIRTFETYTRNTMDISAIPVLKKLTHLPVFGDPSHGVGKRDLVPPMALASIAAGADGLLMEMHPNPDKAMSDGAQSLFPEQLEKLMEQMRMLAPVVGRTVA
- a CDS encoding putative quinol monooxygenase, which produces MPSTSTAFVVIAELQVPIEHREEFLKICQFDSEHSVADEPGCRQFDVLIQPESPETIVLYEVYDDRAAFDTHLTMPHFAPFAEGLERLNIPKPNVRFFTRNNP
- the purU gene encoding formyltetrahydrofolate deformylase, producing MTKPWILLLHCPDRKGLVAAIAQFLFERGGNILHAAQHQDNDLNLFFMRVEFALDDASERASLREQFGALAQRYGMEWELSNQEQLPKVAIFVSQYLHCLNDLLFRHHAGELQCEISLLISNHEDARPLADFYKIPFHHVPVTKETKLQAEERQTTLLRENGVELVVLARYMQVLSPGFCAAYPRRIINVHHSFLPAFTGAKPYHAAFARGVKLIGSSSHYVTEVLDEGPIIEQDVMRISHDDQLGDLIQKGRDLERLVLSRAVRWHLERRILSYANKTVIFN
- a CDS encoding TonB-dependent receptor — encoded protein: MRFCNALLTAACFVLLLALPLTAQTFDTSITGTVTDSSGAVLPGATVTVTSPSTGLTKTAVSGASGQYSVTYLTPGSYTVTIAATGFGSKVQKGLELQINQQAKFDTSLSISSQGQVVEITSQQPLIQAEDASLGAVIDSDRAVNLPLNGRRFNDLAILTPGVVVSNPDDHSSSTNGSTISSNGGRNIWGQINVDGVTMVNNRHAYVNAYPSVDAIDEFKVLTGNYSAEYGGGSGSIVNVQLKTGTNQFHGTVFEFIRNQAVDARNLFRVAPLAKNVLKQNQFGGTVGGPIFKDRTFFFASYEGLRSISETPSTANVLTAAQRNGDFSALTTPLRNPFTGGTYANNQIPVNAVAQNIVNTYMPLPNTTGSTNYSGASSGNLSVDQGILRLDHKFNDANQVFLHYIYADRNFPVTNINPNFHFTGTYPIHNVAFQYVHVFSPHIVNELRLGTDLEHVKQLSVRANTNFTAASIGINGFLVGGPNGRVLTPAEEGFPTLSISGYINVGDGTAASNLDDSRTYQLADNLTWTRGKHTIVFGADIRHVQDNATTNNTPYGSESFTGSITGNAAADFILGYPATSITPEGVPISKLRQWRTGAYVQDDWKLTPKLTLNIGLRHDLWVPPVDVNNVSRTLDFSGPTPVFTPAPGARLNNIWSVSDKDFEPRVGFAYSIDPTTVIRGAYGISFFGGQFDNINILQLNPPTAGSLTISNTTTNPIATISTPVPAALYPANPFYNATTLNASRTHPDLYLQTTNLAVSKQFYSNVLDITYVHVKGTHEDSSLTYFNSPQPGPGAIQARRPYPTFARIRMLDFSGASGYNALQVHFEHRMTHSLSFTGVYSWSHTIDNQGADVNGGGCECQNPRVIHEWANGLTDQRHTLTVGYVWKLPKLSDNQNAIARAFLNGWGLNGIAQVASGTPLFITQSTDAQNTDNGWERPNLVIGVNPRLNNRSVNGWFNTAAFTTSTYLTGYGTTPRNPFVGPATRNTNLALARNFTMPYNEGHHLELRLEAFNALNTPQFSNPGTSQGSSTFGKITSTKIDNRELQLGVKYLF
- a CDS encoding prephenate dehydrogenase, which translates into the protein MIERVVIVGTGLIGSSIGLALRAAGFSGLISGVDLSEEELRQALAMGAIGEALEGEERVLEAVTAADVIMLAVPVLGILDWMQRLAPLLGPGQLVTDVGSTKGSIAELAGRLYNGDGQARFLPGHPMAGKESGGAALAEARLLNGATWLFTALPGAASELEVEWQDWVRRFGCRVVEMEAGRHDVVCAWVSHLPQYVSTAMAALLEDEFREAPEVAGEFLAIGGRALREMTRLGASPYSMWRDVAMTNTDAVAATLLALEQRLAHLRENLRTPELRDEFARANAFRKR